Part of the Candidatus Korarchaeota archaeon NZ13-K genome, CCTCCTCCCCACCACCCTCACACCGGGCTCTAGCTCTATGGCGAGACCGTTGGGTCCAATAAGTCTCGCTTTTCTCTCCCTAGGCTTGGGTGGAGCCTCCTCGAGCGTTTCCATTTCAACCCTTCCCCTCATGACGCGTGATTCCTCCAAGACCTTCCTAGGCCTTGGAGGGGCTTGTTCCGGCTCCTCATGTCCCTCAGGAATCTCCTCTTCCTCCTCAACGACCTCCATTCCCGCTCTGATCAGGGCCGTCAGAGAGATCATCGATACGAGGGAGCCTAATGCTCCGATCAGTGAACCTTGCATTGTATACCCGGCCATGACCACGAAGGGGGGCGGCACCAGCAGGAGGGAGCCCAGCACAATTGCCCTGGATCCGACTGAGAATCCAAGCCTCATCAGGGAGTATGAGACCAGCAACTCCAGCAGGACCATCAGGATCGCCGCGAGCAGGAGTATAGGTCTTCCAGAGAGGGAGTAGGCATCCAGTCCGAGGCTCCGAAGGTCCTCATAAGCATACGAAACTCCTACCGCCGTGAAGAAGATCGCGACCGGAAGTAGGTACTTCGTGAGCCTGCCCAGGACGCAGAACGCTCCACTTAGAGCGTTGCATACGTTGGTGAGTCCCCTTAGGGCAATAGTGTAGGCTAAAATGGCTAGCGCCGTCGATGACAGCAGGGATGGCATCCTCACGTCATAGCTGAATAGCATTCCATGGGATTCCATAAGTGCCAGGGCTGTTTGGGACAGGAGAAGGGTTATCAGTGAGAGCCGAAGTCTCCTCAGGCCCGCTGTCAGCTCATCCATGCCCATCCCGCCTATGGGAAAAAGTTAAGTAAATAAAGATCACCCTCCAGGCGGTGTCAAAACTTGAGGCTCGACGTGGCCCTGATACACCCCCCTAGCGTGCACGACTTCAGGAAGCTTCCCTCTTATGCCTGCATGATCAGCGAGGTGATCCCGTCCCACCAGATTTTCGACATGATACCTTATGGATTCTTAACACTCGCCACCCACCTCGAGAGGAGCGGCTTCGAAGTTGGCATCTTCAACCTGGCCGCCAAGATGTTGAGGGATGAGAGCTTCGACGTGGAAGGATACTTGAGGAATATCGAGGCCGATACCTTCGGCATAGATTTCCACTGGATGGTCCACGCGCAGGGAGCCATAGAGTTAGCCAAGATCATAAAGCGGATCCACCCGAACAGCAAGGTGGTTCTTGGGGGTCTTTCTTCCACCCTGTTCAGGCGCGAGATAATGGAGCTCTACCCGTTCATAGACGCAATAATACTGGGGGACAGCGGGGAGATCCCCCTCGTCAGGTACCTGGAGGAGGGGCCTGAGAGAGCTCCGAACGTCATCTGGAGGGAGAACGATAGGGTTAGGGAGAACCCGATCAGCTGGGTCCCGGATTCCCTGGATGAGTTCCAGATAGATCACGGGTTCCTGCTGAGGAACATGAGGAGGGTGAGGGACCTCTCGCTCGGATCCCCATTCGCCTCCTTTCAGGAGGCTCCAATAGCCGGCGTAATAACGGTCAAGGGGTGTCCGTTCAACTGCCTCACCTGCGGGGGCTCGAGGTACGCATATGAGAGGTGCTTCATGAGGAGCAGGATCGCCCTGAAGTCCCCCGAGGCCATAGCCGAGGAGGTCGAGGGTATAGCTGGCATGTCCTCAATGCCCATCTTCTTCGTAGGGGATCTCAGGATAGGGGGTGTGGAGAGGGTGAGGAGGATCTCAAGGCTCCTGAGGGATCTCGACCTGGATAACGAGCTCATCTTCGAGTTCTTCACACCCCCATCCAAGGAGGTCCTCAGCGCCCTGAGGGAGGCCTCCCACACGGTCTACCTTCAGATATCGCCTGAGAGCCCGTTTGAGGAGGTGAGAAAGGCCTTCGGAAGACCTTACACGAACTCCTCACTCGAGAAGCTGGTCAGGTACTCGAAGGAACTTGATTTCGCCAGGCTGGATCTCTACTTCATGATGGGCCTTCCCCTCCAGAGGAGGGACCACGGCCCCAAGGTCGCTGACTACTTCAGCAAGCTCAGGGGGCTTTCCGATAGGATCGATTCCTTCCTCTCCCCACTCGCCCCCTTCGTCGATCCCGGGAGCAGGGCCTTCTCCGATCCCGAGGGGCACGGATACAGGATACTGTTCAGGGGGCTGGAAGACTACAGGAGGGCCCTGACCACGGTTCACTGGATGAACTCCCTGAATTACGAGACGGAGTGGATGAGCAGGAGGGAGATAGCTGAATCCACATTAGACGGATACGAGGCTCTCCTGAACGAGAAGAGAGCCCGTGGGATGATTGACGATGATGTCCATGAGCTGGCCATTCGCAGGATATCCCTGGATAGGGAATTGATCCTCAGGATAGAGAGGGGATCACCCACCTCTGATCTTATGGAGAGGATCAGGGAGTTATCAATAGAATACGATGCAGCCGTGAAGAGGGGCGTTTCCCTTTACCCGACCGGGAGCCTAACGAGCAGGGTGAGGAGCCACGTACTGAGGATGCTGCTGAGGGTCGTCCTAGCCCTCGAATAGTGCGAGCATCTCATCTGGTATGGAGCAGCAGGCCATCACCCTCCTCAGGTTGAGCGAGTCATGGGGGTTCGCTATCCTATCCACGATCCCCAGGAGAGCGTTATCGTACTCCCGCTTCAGCCAGGGGGCCCTCATGCAGCCGAGGCTCACCCTAGAAACCCTGCTTATCATCTCAGCCGCCCGCCTCATCTGCTCCGGGGACGGCGGTTCCTCCCCCCGAAGCTCGGTCCCCTCCGTGGGGATGAATCCCAGTATCACGGCCCTCCTTATCCCCAGGTCCCTGAGGACATCCGCGTAGCCACTCACTCCCTCTCCTGACCCGGGCAGCCCTAGGGTGATGTGCGGGACCACCTCTATCGATTCCATCAGCAGGTTCTCCATACCCCTTATGTAGTCCTCCGGCCTCAGTCTGAGCCCCTTGGATGACCTTATCGCACCCTCATCAAGGATCAGCTCGTAATCCGCCACATCTATCCCTACCCTTCCTAGAACCTCCGCTTCCCTCCTGTCCAAGGGACCCGTGTGCATGCTCATCACGAAGCCGATCCTCTTCAGCTCCATCATCGCTTGAGAGAAGGGCATGAAGGGGAGCCTGCCCTCCCTGGTGAAGCCACCGCTTATGAGGATCCCCCTGACACCCCTCCTCCAGAGGGCCCTCCCGACCCTCAGCAGCTCCTCCGGGCTCCCAACACCGATCATCCCCCTCAGCCACCTCCCCGCGCACATCGGGCAGTTCAGCTGGCATGCCCTCCCGGTTATGCTGATCTCAGCGAACATCCCCTTAGGGAAGAAGCCCAAAGTATCTGATGGCACGCTCCGCCTCCTCCCTCACTTTCTCCCAGTTCCTCTTGAGCAGCTCGGGCGATGGGAAATTGTAGAGCTCACCCGCTGGGCTCTCGTTGTAGAAGGGCCTGTTGCAGCCGGGACAGCCTGATGTCAGGAAGGCCTCCTTGTAGTCATCTGGATCCATGCGCCTCATCTCCCTCAATGGCAGGCCGTTTCTCATCAGGTGGACGACCACCTGAAGGAACCTGTAGTACTCGATCGGGGGCCTCCCCCTGTTCTGGAGGGGGGTCCCGGGGACTGGGGTGAATGCGAATAGGGCGACCTCGCCTCCCCTCTCATAGACGTGGGATATCATCCTGAGGGCCTCCTCGGGCGTCTCCCCAAGTCCGGCGATAAGGTGAACATATACATTCCCCCTACCGTAAACATCGATGGATTTCTCGAGGAACCTCAGGTAGTAATCGAAGGAGCCTGGCTTTCTGACATCCCTGAACACTCGCTCGGACATGGCATCCAGGCCTATTCCCAGCATCTGGGACACCCTCCTCATCTCCAGCAGCTCCCGCTCCCCGACCGGGTTAGTCGCTATGGATACCGGCACCTCGAAAAGTGATGCCACCTCTATCAGGTCCCTCCAGAACATCCTCCTGAGGACTGATTGCACGCAAACCCTCTCAAATTCCCGCTGAGCCCCCAAGATGACGCTAAGATCCGTCTCGGGCCAAGCCACCCTAGAGATCCTCTCGCCGCCCAGCCACTGGGGGCAGAAGAGACACCCACCCTCGCACCTCCCAGCTATCAGGAGGTAAGCTGTCCTAGGCTGCTCCTCGACCCTGAGCCGCTTGAGAGATCCCGCTCTCGAGAGGGTCCCTATGGATGCCCTCACCCTGCCTATTCCCTCGACCCTCACCGCAAGATGGCCGCTGATTAAGCTTTTAACTTTTGGTGCCCCGCGCGCTCGGGTGCTCTCATGAGGGGTGGCTGGACCGGGAAGGTATTGAGGATAGATCTAAGCAGGGGCAAGTCCGTCGTCCAGGACCTGGACCCGAAGGTCGCGGTAGATTTCCTCGGAGGTAGGGGCTTCGCAGTAAAGGCTCTTTGGGATGAGCTTCCTCGGGGGGTTGACCCCCTCTCCCCCGAAAACCTGCTCATATTGGCCACCGGGCCCCTGACTGGGATAAGCATGCCCAGCAGCGGGAAGCTTGTCGTGGCCGCCAAGTCCCCGCTGACTGGCGGATACGGTGACGGCAACATAGGTACTAGGGCCTCCGTTCAGGTGAAGAAAGCTGGTTATGATGCTGTCATAATCTCTGGTAAGGCTGAAAAGCCATCCATGGTTGTGATAGAGAATGAGAAAGTGGAGATAAGGGATGCCAGGGACCTCTGGGGACTGGACACCTATAAGGCACAGGAGGAGCTTGAGAGACAGTATGGGAAGAGCTCGGGGATCCTCACCATAGGCCCGGCAGGGGAGAGACTCGTAAAATTCGCGGTGATAACATCTGAGAAGGGGAGGGCCGGTGGCAGACCTGGCATGGGGGCCGTGATGGGCTCGAAGAACTTGAAGGCCATCGTGGTGAAGGGAAGTAAGGAGATCCCACTGGCGGATCCCAAGGAGGTCGCTAGGCTGGGCGCCGATTCCTTCAGGGACATAAAGTCTAAGGAGAATTATGACTTCTGGGTGAGACAGGGCACGATGGCCACGGTGGAGTGGGCCAACGCGAATGCCGCGCTACCAACCTACAACATGAGCGAGGGCGTCTTCGATGGATACGACAAGGTGGGAGGGAACGCCATGGAGAAGGTATACAAGATAGGTCAGAAGGGGTGCCCGAACTGCAACATGCCATGCGGGAACATAAATGAGATAAAGGAGGGACCGTACAAGGGGAGGGACACTGAGGTCGATTATGAGAACATAGCAATGCTGGGACCAAATCTGGGGATAGACAACATGAACTGGGCCCTGACCCTGAACCTGGTGGCCGATGAGAGTGGGGTGGATACGATAAGCCTCGGAAGCGTCCTGGCCTTCACGACGGAGGCGATGAAGAGGGGCTTAGTTACCCCGGAGGAGGTGGGGATGAGGCTGGATTGGGGGGATGGACAGGCCTTCCTGGAGCTCGCCAGGAGGGTGGTGAGCAGGGAGGGATTCGGATCCCTGCTCGCTGAGGGAGTGGCCCAAGCATCGCAGCGCATAGGAAAGGGATCTGAGAGGTTCGCCATGCACGTCAAGGGCCTCGAGATAAGCGCCTATGACTGTCACGCCTACATAGGGATGGCCCTGGCCTACGGGACCAGCCCAATAGGGGCCCACCACAAGGATGCCTGGTTCATATCCTACGAGATAAGGGAGGGCAGGGGTGTCGTCAGTGAGGAGAGGGTGAGGAAGCTCATATGGATGCAGAACGTGAGGGGAGGATTCTTCGAGAGCGCAGCAGCGTGCAGGCTGCCTTGGGTGGAGGTGGGCTACGACCTGGAGTGGTATCCCAAGTTCCTCAAGGCAGCCACCGGGCTGGACTACAGCTGGGACGACCTTCACATGGTAGCGAACAGGATATACACACTGATCAGGGCCTTCTGGGTGAGGGAGAAGGGTGGTTGGGGCAGGTCGCTTGACACCCCTCCGGCCAAGTGGTTCGAGGAGCCCCAGACGAAGGGTCCTCTCGCTGGGAGCAAGCTCAGCAGGGAAGATTACGAGAGGATGCTCAGCTGGTACTACGAGAACAGAGGATGGGATCAGAACGGGATCCCGAGGAAGAGCACCTTGAGGAAGCTGGGGCTGGATTGGATCATCCCAGAGCTGGAGAAGGTTGTTAAACTGGCTGAGTGAAGGGGAAGGACATGAGGGTGAGGTTCCTGGGGAAGCCCAAGGAGATAATGGGAGGGGAGGTGGAGCTGGATCTTGGTGAGGTCAGGCTGAGGGATCTTCTGGAGAGGCTCCCCAAGGAGGTCACGGAGCTCATAACCGATGGGAAGAAGCTGAAGATGATAGTGCTCATCAACGGGGTCTCGGCTGAGTCCAAGGGGGGGCTAGATGCTCTGGTCTCACCCCAAGATGAGGTCCTCATAATGCCCGAGATAAGTGGGGGGAGTCCCGCTGCGTGAGCCGGGATGGGCTCAGCTCCCCAACATCTCTTTGACCTCCTAGGTTTCGGGACCATTTGGGGTCATATCGAGTAGCTCATGCCCTCCCTCTCGTTCGACCTCACGCCGGGTTGGGGGATCGGGGGTAGAGGAGGGGGGACGCCTATCGAGCGGCAGATCAGCACCACCTCGCTCGTTCCGATCGTATAAACGCTTTGAACTATCGGTGTCGGGATCCTACCATCCCTTAGATCCGAGATCAACGCGTCAATCTCGTTAGGGGTGCCCCTAGCCATCACCCTGCCCTCCACGGTGATCCTGGCTATGGAGGGCATGTAGCTCACATCTATCACGAACTTCCCCCTGGCCGAGTTCTCATGCCTCTCGATCTTACCTATGTTCATGCTAACAGATATCTGGAGGTTCTCCGGCAGGGGATCGTCCGGCTCTATGAACCTCTCGCCGGAGACCCTGGTCACCCTCACTGCCACTTCCATGGTTCTCCACTCCCCTCGCCCGCCCCTTCTGAGAAAAGTTTTTCGCATACCACCCCCCCAAGACCGGGTGACCATATGAGGGTGAGGAAGAGGGACGGTAGGGAGGAGGACTTCTCCAAGATGAAGATCGTGGCCGCTCTGGTGAAGTCCGGATCCTCCGTCGGGCTGGCCGATAGGATAGCGAGCGAGGTTGAGGATGCGTTCAGGAGCAGGGACCTTGTGGATTCCTCCGAGATAAGGGAGCTCGTCCTGAGCAGATTGAAGGAGAGCGACGCTAGGGCTTATGAGAACTGGCTAAGGTTTGATTCAAAATCGAAAGGGCTGGAGCCTCGGGCGGGGACACAAACTATGATGCTGCCGTCACCATGAGGATGTGGGGAGCCCGTTCCCCCTGAGGCCAATCGATGGACCCCGAGATGGGAAGTCTTTCTGCCAAAAGTGCGGTGAAAGTATGAAGATAGCATCTCGGAGAGGGCGGATAAGAGGGATCGAGGATGGTCACTCTGATTGAACTTATAGAGCTCTCCCTCAGGATAAAGGAGAGGGTTTCCGAGTACCTGGGATGCGACGTCGAGTTCGAATACTCCAGCGAGGGAGGGGACACCGTGAGGGCCGTTGACGAGGCCGCCAGGCTCGAGATAGAGGAATGGGCATCCGGGTCCAAGAGGCCGAGCATAGTGAGCGAGGAGAACGGGTTCATAGAGGGGGAGGAGGAGGGGCTCATATTGATAGATCCCGTGGATGGCAGCTCCAACGCCGATAGGGGAATACCATTCTCCTGCGTCTCCATAGCATACTCCAGATCTAGATCCCTCAGGGACCTCTCCATGGCCGTCATACTCGATCTCTTCTCAGGAAACCTCTTCTATGCGGAGGAGGGTAGGGGAGCTCATAAGAATGGTACCAAGATATCCGTTAGGGAATTCAGGGGGACCCCCGTCATATACGCCCCCTGTCAGGAGCCGGATCCCCTCAGGAACTTGGGGTTCAAACAGATAGCCAGGAGGGATTATGGATCCGTCGCTCTAGGATTAGCCCTAGTAGCTGAGGGGAAGATAGATGCCTTGGTGAGTCTGAAGGAGGATCTGAGGGCGGTTGATGTAGCGGCCGGCCTTCTGCTCGTCAAGGAGGCCGGTGGTTCTGTTTTCGTCAATAAGATGGAGGTTCATGGGCTGGAGAGGGAGCTTGGTGTTGTGGCGGGTGTAGAGCAGCTCTCCTCGAGGCTTGCCCCCAAGAACTACCTGAGGTTGTGGGGCACCATCGGAGAGAACCTTGGAATCAAGAGATGAATTGCGGAGCTGGAGGGCTTTCAGCGCAGCCGATGGACGCACCAGCGGCGCGCTCAAGTTTCTCACGCGAGTCCCAATCAAATCAGCAAGAGTTTCTATTCTCAAGGGGCATAGCGGAAATCTTTTGAGCCCTTTCATGAATTCGGGGAGGCGGTGAAGCCCCGGGGGGGTCTCGAACCCCCGACCTGCCGCTTACAAGGCGGCCGCTCTGCCTTCTGAGCTACCGGGGCCGGATGCTCATGTTGGTCGTGAGAAATTTAACCTTAACCCTCTACCCTACTCAACTCGAACTCCTCGTGCAGGGACCTGACGGCCTCCTCCCCATCCTCCCCGCTGACCACGAAGGATATGCTCAGCTCCGAGGATCCCTGCGCTATCATCTTCACGTTTATCCCCCTCTCAGCGACCGCTCTGAATACCCTAGCGGCCACTCCAGGCGTTCCCCTCATGCCCGATCCTATCACAGCCACCGCGGCACATCCCCTATCCAAGGTCACCTCCCTGAACGTGTTCCCGAGCAACTTCGCCTCTATAACTCCTCTGGCCTTCTCCGCCGCCCTGCCATCGAGGACCAGGGATATATCGGACTCCGAGATGGATTGTGATATCATCTGCACGTTCATGGATCTCTCGGAGAGCTCCTTAAGGAGCGTATAAGCGCTTCCGGGCCTACCCACCATGCCCGCGCTCCTCACAGTGAGTATCGACACCCCCTTCCTCATGCCCACGGCCCTGACGACGTTCCCGGTTCCCCCCTCCTTTGATATCAGGGTGCCCTCGCAAGCCCTGTTCCTGAAGTTCCTGACCCTGATTGGGGTGTTCGTCAGCATCGCGGGTTCAATGAATCTTGGATTCATTCTCTTTGCTCCGAAATGAGCCATCTCTATCGCTTCCATGTATGAGACCCTTCTTAGGAGCCTGGCATCCCTCACTATCCTAGGGTCGGCCGTCATGAAACCATCCACGTCCGTCCAGAGCAGGACCTCCTCCGCATTCAGAGCGGAGCCCACGAGCACTGCGGTCAGATCGCTGCCTCCCCTTCCCATCGTGGTGACCTTCCCGTCCCTCGTCATCCCAGAGAACCCGGCTATAACAGGCAGCGTGTCCTCAAGTACTGGCAGGAGCCTCGTCCTCAGATAGACCCTGGTCGCCCTGAGAAGCGGATTTGCATTCCCGTATAGATCATCCGTGATTATGCCCGCCTCACCTCCGGTCATGAACCTGGAGTTTATCCCTCTGCTCCTCAGGAGACTCGATAGTATCCTACCACTGAAGTTCTCACCGAACGAGGCCACCAGGTCCCTGACCCTCGGGGTCAGCTCCCCGAGGTAGGTGATGCCCCTGATCACCCTCTCGAGCTTCTCGAATTCCCTCCTCACGTCCTCGCATGCCAGCCCTAGCTCCTCGCAGACCCTGAGGTGCCTCTCCTCCAAGTCCATCAGCAGCCTGCTCGAGCCGATCTCGTCTCCAGAGGCAGCTAAGCTGGAGAGCTTCAGTAGAGAATCCGTGACACCCTTCATCGCTGAGATCACTATTATCTTATCACCCTTCTCACCGATTTCCGCTATATAATCGCATATCTCGATGAAATCACTTGAACCGTTGAGTATTGATCCCCCGAACTTCATCACCAGCATTGTCCCGCCCCACTCAGGCTCATCTTGAGCTCCACCAAGTCCCTCACGATGGCCGCCGCTGTCTCCTCACCGCCGGCCCCCTTTCCGACAAGAGTGTGCCTTCCGGTGTGCTCTGCGAAGAACGAGACCGCATTCAAGGCACCTGAGACGGCTAGGGGATCCTTCCTATCGATCACCTCGGGTCTCACCCTCAGTCCGGACCCATCCGCGCTTGCTATCAGCCTCACGGTCTTCCCCTGGGACAGGAGCTCCCTCCCCACCTCAACCCCTCTTATGCCCGCGACCTCGACGTCCCTTAGGGTCGCATCGGACTCCATCGCCAAGTTAGACAGTATGACGAGCTTGGCTGCTGAATCCCAGCCATCTATATCGTTTGAGGGATCAGCCTCGGCATATCCTAGCCTCTGTGCCTCTGCAAGAGCCTCGCTGAACGGGATGCCTGATTCCATCATCGTCAATATGTAGTTTGTCGTCCCATTGAGCACACCCCTTATGGCCAGGATCCTCTCCCCAACCAAGCATCTCCTCACGAATCTCACGAAGGGCGTTCCCCCACCGACCGTCCCACTGAAGAGCAACATCAAACCGCTCTCACGGAACATCTCCACCAGGGCAGGCATTTCTAGAGCAAGAGGTCCTTTATTGGCTGTTATCACATGCTTCCCGGTGTTGAGAGCTGCCTTTATGTGAGAGAGGCCGGGCTCTCCATCCCTGAAGTTCGATGGGGTCATCTCTATCAGGACCTCAGCCTCGACCTCCCTCACCAGGTCGGCCCCCCTGAGATCGGTCTCCCCCTCCAGGCCAGCCAGGGATCCCCGCTCATTCTTTTGATCCAATATGAGCTTTGGATCAAGACCAATCTCGCTGTAAACGGAGGATCTAGAGTCGGAGACCGCAACTAGTGTTGGATTGAGCCCGTACTTCGACCTGAGCTCCGGGGCCTTCTCGATCAGCATGCGTAAAAACGCCTTGCCAACCACCCCAAGCCCCATCAGTATTACGCGCATGTTGGGGAGGGGTTGGGCACCATCACAATAAAAAGTTTGTCCGCTGGCATCGGGACGACCCGGGCTATTATTTAAAAATTCAGGAGGCATCCGATCGCGATGAGCAGGCTGTTCAAGGAGTTAAGGAGGGTCGAGGACGCCTTGAGCATAGTTTACAGGTACATAGAGCCACTACCGAGCGAGAGGGTGAGCACCGATGAGGCCTTAGGACGTGTTCTCGCTGAGGATGTGATCTCCCCGATGGACATCCCCCCGTACGACAGGGTGGCCTTCGACGGATACGCCGTGAGGGCTGAGGACACCTTCGGGGCCTCCCAAGACAACCCGGTGGTCCTGAAGATCAGGGGCACTTCCTTCCCGGGAGAGGAGTTCGAGGGGGAGATATCGGCCATGGAGGCCGTCGAGGTGTCCACCGGGGCGCCCCTGCCCAAGGGGGCTGATGCTGTCGTCCCGCTGGAGCACAGTAGGAGGCTGGGGGATCACGTGGAGATCCTGAAGCAGGTGGCACCCGGGGCCAATGTCGATAGAGCCGGAAGTGACCTCAGGGCTGGGGACCTGGTTCTCAGGAAGGGCACTCAGGTGGGACCTTTCGAGCTCCTGGCTCTGGCCTCGCTCAACGTGACGGAGGTTAGCGTGATCCGGAGGCCCATGGTCTGCCTGATAGCGATCGGGAACGAACTCGTGGAGTTAGGATCAGAGCTGAGGAGGGGCAGCGTCGTGAACTCGAACGTCCTAGGGGTGAGGGCTCTCATAGAGGAACTTGCCGATGTCAGGTACCTGGGGATCTGCAGGGACGACGTATACTCCCTGAGGGATCGCCTCTCCTCCTGCAGCGACTGCGACATCATCGTCACGATAGCCGGAAGCAGCGTGGGGGAGAGGGATTATCTGAAGGATGCCATAGAGCTTATGGGGGGAAGTATCCTAGTCAGAGGTCTTAGTATGATGCCTGGAAGACCCACATCGCTCGCCATCGTCAACGGAAAGATCCTAGTGGGACTACCGGGCTATCCCGTCTCCGCCATGATCGCCACGATG contains:
- a CDS encoding TIGR04190 family B12-binding domain/radical SAM domain protein, whose product is MRLDVALIHPPSVHDFRKLPSYACMISEVIPSHQIFDMIPYGFLTLATHLERSGFEVGIFNLAAKMLRDESFDVEGYLRNIEADTFGIDFHWMVHAQGAIELAKIIKRIHPNSKVVLGGLSSTLFRREIMELYPFIDAIILGDSGEIPLVRYLEEGPERAPNVIWRENDRVRENPISWVPDSLDEFQIDHGFLLRNMRRVRDLSLGSPFASFQEAPIAGVITVKGCPFNCLTCGGSRYAYERCFMRSRIALKSPEAIAEEVEGIAGMSSMPIFFVGDLRIGGVERVRRISRLLRDLDLDNELIFEFFTPPSKEVLSALREASHTVYLQISPESPFEEVRKAFGRPYTNSSLEKLVRYSKELDFARLDLYFMMGLPLQRRDHGPKVADYFSKLRGLSDRIDSFLSPLAPFVDPGSRAFSDPEGHGYRILFRGLEDYRRALTTVHWMNSLNYETEWMSRREIAESTLDGYEALLNEKRARGMIDDDVHELAIRRISLDRELILRIERGSPTSDLMERIRELSIEYDAAVKRGVSLYPTGSLTSRVRSHVLRMLLRVVLALE
- a CDS encoding radical SAM protein — protein: MGFFPKGMFAEISITGRACQLNCPMCAGRWLRGMIGVGSPEELLRVGRALWRRGVRGILISGGFTREGRLPFMPFSQAMMELKRIGFVMSMHTGPLDRREAEVLGRVGIDVADYELILDEGAIRSSKGLRLRPEDYIRGMENLLMESIEVVPHITLGLPGSGEGVSGYADVLRDLGIRRAVILGFIPTEGTELRGEEPPSPEQMRRAAEMISRVSRVSLGCMRAPWLKREYDNALLGIVDRIANPHDSLNLRRVMACCSIPDEMLALFEG
- a CDS encoding radical SAM protein, whose translation is MRVEGIGRVRASIGTLSRAGSLKRLRVEEQPRTAYLLIAGRCEGGCLFCPQWLGGERISRVAWPETDLSVILGAQREFERVCVQSVLRRMFWRDLIEVASLFEVPVSIATNPVGERELLEMRRVSQMLGIGLDAMSERVFRDVRKPGSFDYYLRFLEKSIDVYGRGNVYVHLIAGLGETPEEALRMISHVYERGGEVALFAFTPVPGTPLQNRGRPPIEYYRFLQVVVHLMRNGLPLREMRRMDPDDYKEAFLTSGCPGCNRPFYNESPAGELYNFPSPELLKRNWEKVREEAERAIRYFGLLP
- a CDS encoding aldehyde ferredoxin oxidoreductase is translated as MRGGWTGKVLRIDLSRGKSVVQDLDPKVAVDFLGGRGFAVKALWDELPRGVDPLSPENLLILATGPLTGISMPSSGKLVVAAKSPLTGGYGDGNIGTRASVQVKKAGYDAVIISGKAEKPSMVVIENEKVEIRDARDLWGLDTYKAQEELERQYGKSSGILTIGPAGERLVKFAVITSEKGRAGGRPGMGAVMGSKNLKAIVVKGSKEIPLADPKEVARLGADSFRDIKSKENYDFWVRQGTMATVEWANANAALPTYNMSEGVFDGYDKVGGNAMEKVYKIGQKGCPNCNMPCGNINEIKEGPYKGRDTEVDYENIAMLGPNLGIDNMNWALTLNLVADESGVDTISLGSVLAFTTEAMKRGLVTPEEVGMRLDWGDGQAFLELARRVVSREGFGSLLAEGVAQASQRIGKGSERFAMHVKGLEISAYDCHAYIGMALAYGTSPIGAHHKDAWFISYEIREGRGVVSEERVRKLIWMQNVRGGFFESAAACRLPWVEVGYDLEWYPKFLKAATGLDYSWDDLHMVANRIYTLIRAFWVREKGGWGRSLDTPPAKWFEEPQTKGPLAGSKLSREDYERMLSWYYENRGWDQNGIPRKSTLRKLGLDWIIPELEKVVKLAE
- a CDS encoding aspartate kinase, monofunctional class, whose product is MLVMKFGGSILNGSSDFIEICDYIAEIGEKGDKIIVISAMKGVTDSLLKLSSLAASGDEIGSSRLLMDLEERHLRVCEELGLACEDVRREFEKLERVIRGITYLGELTPRVRDLVASFGENFSGRILSSLLRSRGINSRFMTGGEAGIITDDLYGNANPLLRATRVYLRTRLLPVLEDTLPVIAGFSGMTRDGKVTTMGRGGSDLTAVLVGSALNAEEVLLWTDVDGFMTADPRIVRDARLLRRVSYMEAIEMAHFGAKRMNPRFIEPAMLTNTPIRVRNFRNRACEGTLISKEGGTGNVVRAVGMRKGVSILTVRSAGMVGRPGSAYTLLKELSERSMNVQMISQSISESDISLVLDGRAAEKARGVIEAKLLGNTFREVTLDRGCAAVAVIGSGMRGTPGVAARVFRAVAERGINVKMIAQGSSELSISFVVSGEDGEEAVRSLHEEFELSRVEG
- a CDS encoding homoserine dehydrogenase produces the protein MPPEFLNNSPGRPDASGQTFYCDGAQPLPNMRVILMGLGVVGKAFLRMLIEKAPELRSKYGLNPTLVAVSDSRSSVYSEIGLDPKLILDQKNERGSLAGLEGETDLRGADLVREVEAEVLIEMTPSNFRDGEPGLSHIKAALNTGKHVITANKGPLALEMPALVEMFRESGLMLLFSGTVGGGTPFVRFVRRCLVGERILAIRGVLNGTTNYILTMMESGIPFSEALAEAQRLGYAEADPSNDIDGWDSAAKLVILSNLAMESDATLRDVEVAGIRGVEVGRELLSQGKTVRLIASADGSGLRVRPEVIDRKDPLAVSGALNAVSFFAEHTGRHTLVGKGAGGEETAAAIVRDLVELKMSLSGAGQCW
- a CDS encoding molybdopterin molybdenumtransferase MoeA, with the translated sequence MSRLFKELRRVEDALSIVYRYIEPLPSERVSTDEALGRVLAEDVISPMDIPPYDRVAFDGYAVRAEDTFGASQDNPVVLKIRGTSFPGEEFEGEISAMEAVEVSTGAPLPKGADAVVPLEHSRRLGDHVEILKQVAPGANVDRAGSDLRAGDLVLRKGTQVGPFELLALASLNVTEVSVIRRPMVCLIAIGNELVELGSELRRGSVVNSNVLGVRALIEELADVRYLGICRDDVYSLRDRLSSCSDCDIIVTIAGSSVGERDYLKDAIELMGGSILVRGLSMMPGRPTSLAIVNGKILVGLPGYPVSAMIATMEVLLPILQKLSGIEGHPVRTSVRARLSKRVPSSPGVRHYVRVKLMREGGEYRALPVRIGGAGIVSSLVRSDGFLIVPEEVEGYEEGEYVDVIVHRRWLDI